The Streptococcus oralis Uo5 genome includes a window with the following:
- a CDS encoding metal ABC transporter ATP-binding protein, producing the protein MIRIENLSVSYKETLALKDISLVLHGPTITGIIGPNGAGKSTLLKSMLGIIPHEGQAYLDDKEVKKSLHRVAYVEQKIHIDYNFPIKVKECVSLGLYPSIPLFHTLKASHWKKVADALEIVGLSDYADRQISQLSGGQFQRVLIARCLVQEADYIFLDEPFAGIDSISEEIIMNTLRDLKKAGKTVLIVHHDLSKVPHYFDQVLLLNRELIDLGPTEETFTEANLKKAYGNKLFFNGGDLC; encoded by the coding sequence ATGATACGTATCGAAAACCTCAGTGTCTCCTACAAAGAGACGTTGGCACTAAAGGATATTTCACTAGTGCTCCACGGACCGACTATTACCGGAATTATTGGTCCAAACGGTGCTGGAAAATCAACTTTATTAAAAAGTATGTTGGGAATTATCCCACACGAAGGTCAGGCCTATCTCGATGACAAAGAAGTCAAGAAATCGTTACATCGAGTTGCCTATGTCGAGCAAAAAATCCATATCGACTACAATTTCCCTATCAAGGTCAAGGAATGTGTCTCACTGGGACTCTATCCATCTATCCCGCTCTTCCACACTTTAAAGGCCAGCCACTGGAAAAAAGTGGCGGATGCACTTGAAATCGTTGGACTCTCAGACTATGCTGATCGCCAAATCAGTCAGCTCTCAGGAGGACAATTCCAACGTGTTTTGATTGCCCGCTGCTTAGTTCAGGAAGCTGACTACATCTTTTTAGATGAGCCTTTCGCTGGAATTGACTCGATCAGTGAAGAGATTATCATGAATACGCTGAGAGATCTTAAAAAAGCTGGTAAAACAGTTCTCATCGTCCATCATGACCTCAGCAAAGTCCCCCATTATTTTGACCAAGTTTTGCTTCTCAATCGAGAATTAATAGACCTTGGTCCAACTGAAGAAACCTTTACCGAAGCCAATCTTAAGAAGGCCTACGGTAACAAACTCTTTTTCAATGGAGGTGACCTATGTTAG
- a CDS encoding metal ABC transporter permease: MLAEFIDGLQHFHFLQNALITAIVIGVVAGAVGCFIILRGMSLMGDAISHAVLPGVALSFILGIDFFIGAIIFGLMASIIITYIKGNSIIKSDTAIGITFSSFLALGVILISVAKSSTDLFHILFGNILAVQDTDMWITIGVGAIILLIIGIFFKQLLITSFDELLAKAMGMPVNFYHYLLMVLLTLVSVTAMQSVGTILIVAMLITPAATAYLYANSLKSMIFLSSTLGATASVLGLFIGYSFNLAAGSSIVLTSASFFLISFFISPKQRYLKLKNKKINK, translated from the coding sequence ATGTTAGCAGAATTTATCGATGGATTGCAACATTTCCATTTCCTACAAAACGCCCTGATAACAGCTATAGTCATCGGAGTCGTTGCTGGAGCCGTGGGATGTTTTATCATCCTGCGTGGAATGTCTCTCATGGGGGATGCCATCTCTCACGCTGTTTTGCCCGGCGTAGCCCTTTCCTTTATCCTGGGAATTGATTTCTTTATTGGAGCGATCATCTTTGGCTTGATGGCTTCCATCATCATTACCTACATCAAGGGAAACTCTATCATCAAGAGTGACACTGCCATTGGTATTACCTTTTCATCTTTCTTAGCCTTAGGTGTCATCTTGATTAGTGTTGCCAAGAGTTCGACAGACCTCTTCCATATCCTTTTTGGGAATATCCTCGCTGTCCAAGATACGGACATGTGGATCACCATTGGTGTGGGTGCAATCATTCTCTTGATTATCGGGATTTTCTTTAAACAACTATTGATTACATCCTTTGACGAACTCCTGGCTAAAGCCATGGGAATGCCCGTCAATTTCTACCACTATCTGCTCATGGTGCTCTTGACCCTTGTGTCAGTCACTGCCATGCAAAGTGTTGGAACTATTCTTATCGTGGCCATGTTGATCACCCCAGCTGCGACGGCTTACCTTTATGCGAATAGCCTAAAGAGCATGATTTTTCTTTCATCAACCCTAGGGGCAACCGCTTCTGTTTTGGGACTCTTTATCGGCTATAGCTTCAATCTCGCAGCAGGATCCAGCATCGTGCTCACATCTGCCAGCTTCTTTTTAATCAGTTTCTTTATCTCTCCAAAGCAACGATACTTGAAACTAAAAAATAAAAAAATCAATAAATAA
- a CDS encoding metal ABC transporter substrate-binding protein: MKKLGTLLVLFLSVIALVACASGKKDAASGQKLKVVATNSIIADITKNIAGDKIDLHSIVPVGQDPHEYEPLPEDVKKTSQADLIFYNGINLETGGNAWFTKLVENAKKTENKDYFAVSEGVDVIYLEGQNEKGKEDPHAWLNLENGMIYAKNIAKQLIAKDPSNKEFYEKNLKDYTEKLDKLDKEAKEKFNNIPAEKKLIVTSEGCFKYFSKAYGVPSAYIWEINTEEEGTPEQIKTLVEKLRQTKVPSLFVESSVDDRPMKTVSQDTNIPIYAQIFTDSIAEEGKEGDSYYNMMKYNLDKIAEGLSK, from the coding sequence ATGAAAAAATTAGGTACATTGCTTGTACTCTTTCTTTCCGTCATTGCACTTGTAGCATGTGCTAGCGGAAAAAAAGATGCTGCTTCTGGTCAAAAACTAAAAGTTGTTGCTACAAACTCAATCATCGCTGATATTACCAAAAATATCGCTGGTGACAAGATTGATCTTCACAGTATCGTTCCTGTTGGTCAAGACCCACACGAATACGAACCACTTCCTGAAGACGTTAAGAAAACTTCTCAAGCTGACTTGATTTTCTATAACGGTATCAACCTTGAAACAGGTGGCAATGCTTGGTTTACCAAATTGGTCGAAAATGCCAAGAAAACTGAAAACAAAGACTACTTTGCAGTCAGCGAAGGCGTTGATGTTATCTACCTTGAAGGCCAAAACGAGAAAGGCAAAGAAGACCCACACGCTTGGCTCAACCTTGAAAATGGGATGATTTATGCTAAAAATATCGCTAAACAGCTCATTGCCAAAGACCCAAGCAACAAGGAATTCTACGAAAAAAATCTCAAAGACTATACTGAAAAACTAGACAAACTGGACAAGGAAGCCAAAGAGAAATTTAACAATATCCCTGCTGAGAAAAAACTCATCGTAACCAGCGAAGGATGCTTCAAATACTTCTCTAAAGCCTACGGTGTCCCAAGTGCCTACATCTGGGAAATCAACACAGAAGAAGAAGGAACACCTGAACAAATCAAGACCTTGGTTGAAAAACTTCGCCAAACAAAAGTTCCATCACTCTTTGTTGAATCAAGTGTCGATGACCGTCCAATGAAGACTGTTTCACAAGACACAAATATCCCAATTTACGCACAAATCTTTACTGATTCAATCGCTGAAGAAGGTAAAGAAGGTGACAGCTACTACAACATGATGAAATACAACCTTGACAAGATTGCTGAAGGTTTGTCAAAATAA
- the tpx gene encoding thiol peroxidase, which yields MTTFLGNPVTFTGKQLQVGDKALDFSLTTTDLSKKSLADFEGKKKVLSVVPSIDTGICSTQTRRFNQELANLDNTVVLTVSMDLPFAQGRWCGAEGLDNAIMLSDYFDHSFGRDYALLINEWHLLARAVFVLDTDNVIRYVEYVDNINTEPNFEAAIAAVKEID from the coding sequence ATGACCACTTTTCTCGGAAATCCTGTAACCTTTACAGGTAAACAATTGCAAGTCGGAGACAAGGCACTTGACTTTTCTCTTACGACAACCGATCTCTCTAAAAAAAGTCTTGCCGACTTTGAAGGAAAGAAAAAAGTCTTGAGTGTTGTCCCATCTATCGATACCGGTATCTGCTCAACGCAAACACGTCGCTTCAACCAAGAACTAGCCAACCTTGACAATACTGTCGTTCTTACTGTTTCTATGGACCTACCATTTGCCCAAGGACGCTGGTGTGGGGCTGAAGGTCTTGACAATGCCATCATGCTTTCAGACTACTTTGACCATTCTTTCGGGCGCGATTATGCCCTCTTGATCAACGAATGGCATCTCCTTGCACGTGCCGTCTTTGTTCTCGATACTGACAATGTCATCCGTTATGTAGAATACGTTGACAATATCAACACGGAGCCAAACTTTGAAGCTGCTATTGCTGCAGTTAAAGAAATAGACTAA
- a CDS encoding metal-dependent transcriptional regulator has product MTPNKEDYLKCIYEIGTDMQKITNKEIAARMQVSPPAVTEMIKRMKSENLILKDKENGYLLTDIGLKLVSELYRKHRLIEVFLVHHLDYTSDQIHEEAEVLEHTVSDLFVERLDKLLGFPKTCPHGGTIPAKGELLVEINNLPLADTKEAGTYLLNRVHDSFDLLKYLEKHEIHIGDQVQVKQFDNFSNTFTLVNKGEDLQVSIDIAKQLYVEKIN; this is encoded by the coding sequence ATGACTCCAAATAAAGAAGATTATTTAAAATGTATTTATGAAATCGGTACGGACATGCAAAAAATCACCAACAAAGAAATTGCTGCCCGTATGCAGGTCTCTCCACCTGCTGTAACAGAGATGATCAAACGCATGAAAAGTGAAAATCTCATCCTCAAGGATAAGGAGAACGGCTATCTATTGACAGATATTGGGCTCAAACTAGTCTCCGAACTCTATCGCAAACACCGGTTGATTGAAGTCTTTCTGGTTCACCATCTCGACTATACCAGTGACCAGATCCACGAAGAAGCTGAAGTCCTAGAGCACACTGTATCCGATCTCTTCGTAGAGAGACTGGATAAACTACTTGGCTTCCCTAAAACCTGCCCCCACGGAGGAACCATCCCAGCCAAAGGAGAGCTCTTGGTTGAAATTAACAACCTGCCTTTAGCAGATACCAAAGAAGCCGGTACCTATCTCCTGAATCGGGTTCACGATAGTTTTGACCTGCTTAAATACTTAGAAAAGCATGAAATTCATATCGGTGACCAAGTCCAAGTCAAGCAGTTTGATAATTTTTCCAATACCTTTACACTGGTCAACAAAGGTGAAGACCTCCAAGTTAGCATCGATATCGCCAAACAACTCTATGTCGAAAAAATCAACTAA
- the dtd gene encoding D-aminoacyl-tRNA deacylase — MKIIIQRVKKAQVSIGGQVHGKINQGLLLLVGVGPEDQEEDLDYAVRKLVNMRIFSDAEGKMNLSVQDIEGEILSISQFTLFADTKKGNRPAFTGAAKPDMAAAFYEAFNQKLAQEVPVQTGIFGADMQVELVNDGPVTIILDTKNR, encoded by the coding sequence ATGAAAATCATCATTCAACGAGTCAAGAAAGCCCAAGTCAGTATCGGAGGTCAGGTTCATGGGAAAATTAATCAGGGACTTTTATTACTGGTCGGTGTAGGTCCAGAGGACCAAGAGGAAGATTTGGACTATGCTGTGAGAAAGCTTGTCAATATGCGGATTTTTTCAGATGCAGAAGGCAAGATGAACCTGTCTGTCCAGGATATTGAAGGGGAAATCCTTTCTATTTCTCAGTTTACCCTCTTTGCGGATACCAAGAAGGGCAATCGTCCAGCTTTTACAGGTGCCGCCAAGCCGGATATGGCAGCTGCCTTCTATGAGGCTTTCAACCAAAAGCTAGCTCAGGAAGTGCCCGTTCAGACAGGCATCTTTGGAGCGGATATGCAGGTGGAGCTGGTCAATGATGGACCAGTTACCATCATTCTTGATACTAAAAATAGATAA
- a CDS encoding RelA/SpoT family protein: MPKEVNLTGDQVVALTREYLTKEDVAFVQKALIYAVDCHSGQFRKSGEPYIIHPIQVAGILAKLKLDAVTVACGFLHDVVEDTDATLDDLEREFGHDVRIIVDGVTKLGKVEYKSLEEQLAENHRKMLMAMSEDIRVILVKLSDRLHNMRTLKHLRKDKQERISRETMEIYAPLAHRLGISSVKWELEDLSFRYLNPTEFYKITHMMKEKRREREALVDEVVTKLEDYATERNLKGKIYGRPKHIYSIYRKMQDKKKRFEEIYDLIAIRCILDTQSDVYAMLGYVHELWKPMPGRFKDYIANRKANGYQSIHTTVYGPKGPIEFQIRTKEMHEVAEYGVAAHWAYKKGIKGQVNSKESAIGMNWIKEMMELQDQADDAKEFVDSVKENYLAEEIYVFTPDGAVRSLPKDSGPIDFAYEIHTKVGEKATGAKVNGRMVPLTTKLKTGDQVEIITNPNSFGPSRDWLNMVKTSKARNKIRQFFKNQDKELSVNKGREMLMAQFQENGYVANKFMDKRHMDEVLQKTSYKTEEALYAAIGFGEIGAITVFNRLTEKERREEERAKAKAEAEELVKGGEVKVENKETLKVKHEGGVVIEGASGLLVRIAKCCNPVPGDDIVGYITKGRGVAIHRVDCMNLRAQENYEQRLLDVEWEDQFSSKEYTAHIDIYGLNRTGLLNDVLQVLSNTTKNISTVNAQPTKDMKFANIHVSFGISNLSTLTTVVDKIKSVPEVYSVKRTNG; the protein is encoded by the coding sequence ATGCCGAAAGAAGTGAATTTGACGGGCGATCAGGTAGTCGCTTTAACGAGAGAATATTTAACAAAGGAAGACGTTGCTTTTGTACAAAAAGCATTGATTTACGCAGTTGATTGTCATAGTGGGCAGTTTCGGAAATCAGGTGAGCCCTATATTATCCATCCCATTCAGGTAGCAGGAATTCTGGCTAAGCTCAAGCTGGATGCCGTAACAGTTGCCTGTGGTTTTTTGCATGACGTGGTTGAGGACACAGATGCGACACTGGATGATCTGGAGAGAGAGTTCGGTCATGATGTTCGGATTATCGTTGATGGGGTGACCAAGCTTGGTAAGGTTGAGTACAAATCACTCGAGGAACAATTGGCGGAAAATCACCGCAAGATGCTTATGGCCATGTCAGAGGATATCCGTGTTATCTTGGTTAAATTATCGGACCGTTTGCACAATATGCGGACTCTCAAACACCTGCGAAAGGACAAGCAAGAGCGTATTTCCAGAGAAACCATGGAAATTTACGCACCACTTGCTCATCGTCTAGGGATTTCCAGTGTCAAGTGGGAGTTGGAAGATCTATCTTTCCGTTACCTCAACCCAACTGAGTTTTACAAGATCACCCACATGATGAAGGAAAAACGCAGAGAACGTGAGGCTTTGGTCGATGAAGTCGTAACCAAGTTGGAAGACTACGCTACCGAACGCAATCTCAAAGGGAAAATCTATGGTCGTCCTAAGCATATCTATTCGATCTACCGCAAGATGCAGGATAAGAAGAAACGCTTTGAGGAGATTTATGACCTGATTGCCATTCGCTGTATCTTGGATACCCAAAGTGATGTCTATGCCATGCTGGGGTATGTGCATGAACTTTGGAAACCTATGCCAGGTCGCTTCAAAGACTATATCGCTAACCGCAAGGCCAACGGTTACCAGTCTATCCATACGACTGTCTATGGACCAAAAGGGCCGATTGAATTCCAGATTCGGACTAAGGAAATGCACGAAGTGGCTGAGTACGGGGTTGCGGCTCACTGGGCTTATAAGAAAGGCATTAAAGGGCAGGTCAACAGCAAGGAATCTGCTATTGGGATGAACTGGATCAAGGAGATGATGGAGCTCCAAGACCAGGCTGATGATGCCAAGGAATTTGTGGACTCTGTTAAAGAAAACTATCTGGCGGAGGAGATTTACGTCTTTACTCCAGATGGTGCAGTTCGTTCCCTTCCAAAAGATTCAGGACCGATTGACTTTGCCTATGAAATCCATACCAAAGTCGGTGAAAAAGCGACTGGCGCCAAGGTCAATGGCCGTATGGTTCCACTGACAACCAAGCTCAAGACAGGGGATCAGGTTGAAATTATCACCAACCCCAACTCCTTTGGTCCGAGTCGTGACTGGCTCAACATGGTCAAGACCAGCAAGGCGCGCAACAAGATTCGGCAGTTCTTTAAAAATCAAGACAAGGAATTATCCGTTAACAAGGGCCGTGAAATGTTGATGGCCCAGTTCCAAGAAAACGGCTATGTAGCCAATAAATTCATGGACAAGCGCCATATGGATGAGGTTCTTCAAAAGACCAGCTACAAGACAGAGGAAGCCCTCTATGCAGCCATTGGTTTTGGAGAAATTGGCGCTATTACCGTCTTTAACCGTTTGACAGAAAAGGAACGCCGTGAGGAAGAGCGTGCCAAGGCCAAGGCGGAAGCAGAAGAGCTTGTCAAAGGTGGCGAAGTTAAGGTTGAAAATAAAGAAACCCTCAAGGTTAAGCATGAGGGTGGCGTGGTCATTGAAGGAGCCTCAGGTCTCCTAGTTCGGATTGCCAAGTGTTGCAATCCAGTGCCAGGTGACGACATTGTCGGCTACATTACCAAGGGTCGCGGTGTAGCTATTCACCGTGTGGACTGTATGAACCTTCGCGCCCAAGAAAACTACGAGCAACGTCTCCTTGATGTGGAATGGGAAGATCAATTCTCAAGCAAGGAATACACTGCCCACATCGATATCTATGGTCTCAACCGTACAGGGCTCTTAAATGATGTTTTACAAGTTCTCTCAAACACGACCAAGAATATCTCAACTGTTAATGCTCAACCAACTAAGGATATGAAATTTGCTAATATCCATGTCTCATTTGGTATTTCCAACCTCTCTACACTGACCACAGTCGTGGACAAGATTAAGAGTGTACCAGAGGTCTACTCTGTTAAACGGACCAACGGCTAA
- a CDS encoding ABC transporter ATP-binding protein: MVELNLKNIYKKYPNSEHYSVEDFNLDIKDKEFIVFVGPSGCGKSTTLRMIAGLEDITEGTASIDGVVVNDVAPKDRDIAMVFQNYALYPHMTVYDNMAFGLKLRKYSKEDIDKRVQEAAAILGLKEFLDRKPADLSGGQRQRVAMGRAIVRDAKVFLMDEPLSNLDAKLRVSMRAEIAKIHRRIGATTIYVTHDQTEAMTLADRIVIMSATKNPAGTGTIGRVEQIGTPQEVYKNPVNKFVAGFIGSPAMNFINVKLVGGEIVSDGFRLKVPEGALKVLRDKGYEGKELIFGIRPEDVNAEPAFLETFPESVVKATISVSELLGSESHLYCQVGKDEFVAKVDARDYLQTGATVELGFDLNKAHFFDVETEKTVY; this comes from the coding sequence ATGGTAGAATTAAATCTTAAAAACATTTACAAAAAATATCCAAACAGCGAACACTACTCAGTTGAAGACTTCAACTTGGACATCAAAGATAAAGAATTTATCGTTTTCGTAGGTCCTTCAGGATGTGGTAAATCAACAACTCTTCGTATGATTGCTGGTCTTGAAGACATCACAGAAGGTACTGCATCTATCGATGGCGTGGTTGTCAACGACGTAGCTCCAAAAGACCGTGACATCGCCATGGTATTCCAAAACTACGCTCTTTATCCACACATGACTGTATATGACAACATGGCTTTCGGTTTGAAATTGCGTAAATACAGCAAGGAAGACATCGACAAACGTGTTCAAGAAGCAGCAGCAATCCTTGGTTTGAAAGAATTCTTGGATCGTAAACCTGCTGACCTCTCAGGTGGTCAACGTCAACGTGTTGCCATGGGTCGTGCCATCGTCCGTGATGCAAAAGTATTCTTGATGGACGAACCTTTGTCAAACTTGGATGCCAAACTTCGTGTATCCATGCGTGCTGAAATCGCGAAAATCCACCGTCGTATCGGAGCTACAACTATCTACGTAACCCACGACCAAACAGAAGCGATGACTCTTGCAGACCGTATCGTTATCATGTCAGCTACTAAGAACCCTGCTGGTACAGGTACTATCGGACGTGTTGAACAAATCGGTACCCCTCAAGAAGTTTACAAAAACCCAGTTAACAAGTTCGTTGCAGGATTCATCGGAAGCCCAGCTATGAACTTCATCAATGTGAAATTGGTTGGTGGTGAAATTGTTTCTGACGGTTTCCGCTTGAAAGTTCCAGAAGGAGCATTGAAAGTTCTTCGTGATAAAGGCTATGAAGGTAAAGAATTGATTTTCGGTATTCGTCCAGAAGATGTGAATGCAGAACCTGCTTTCCTTGAAACATTCCCAGAATCAGTTGTTAAAGCAACTATCTCTGTATCAGAATTGCTTGGTTCAGAATCTCACCTTTACTGCCAAGTTGGTAAAGATGAATTTGTTGCAAAAGTGGATGCTCGTGACTACTTGCAAACAGGTGCAACAGTTGAACTTGGATTTGACTTGAACAAAGCACACTTCTTCGACGTAGAAACTGAAAAAACTGTCTACTAA
- a CDS encoding helix-turn-helix domain-containing protein, protein MIAKELLDWFPQAQIVDQPVDKEGYLTLPGSSNQWVLLEESNLTEREKQLIALLTQQEQARSLNPWYSYLIEGKGQAPQTFKKIQLVYCHLSYYQQENLSSWLDMMRTLFPNCQTVLQVGAQDYVFVLQQDKYSSVRSILSDMIEAVEYDFGLRLSIMLGQVWSQTGPQALSDLIKAERDLFKAWWRQGHQGVHTFSQLYLWSMGERLVELRVIKEYLHQMILDQDQIQEIILSLWENSAVLTKTAQQLYLHRNSLQYKIDKWEELTGLQLKELTDLTLCYQLILPDIL, encoded by the coding sequence ATGATTGCAAAAGAATTACTAGATTGGTTTCCACAAGCTCAAATCGTAGACCAGCCAGTCGACAAGGAAGGCTATCTGACGCTTCCGGGATCCTCAAATCAGTGGGTTTTACTGGAGGAGTCCAATCTCACTGAACGTGAAAAGCAGTTAATTGCCCTTTTAACCCAGCAGGAGCAGGCTCGTTCGCTCAATCCTTGGTATTCCTATTTGATTGAGGGGAAGGGGCAGGCACCGCAAACTTTCAAAAAGATTCAGCTGGTTTATTGCCATCTATCCTATTACCAACAGGAAAATCTATCCTCTTGGCTAGACATGATGCGGACTCTTTTTCCCAACTGCCAGACAGTGCTACAGGTTGGGGCTCAGGATTATGTATTTGTTCTTCAACAAGATAAATATAGCTCTGTTCGCTCAATCTTATCTGATATGATTGAAGCGGTTGAGTATGACTTTGGCCTTCGTCTGTCTATCATGTTAGGCCAGGTTTGGTCTCAGACAGGCCCTCAAGCCCTATCAGACTTAATCAAAGCGGAGCGGGATTTGTTTAAAGCTTGGTGGCGCCAAGGTCACCAAGGTGTACACACCTTTTCACAGCTCTATCTATGGAGTATGGGGGAAAGACTTGTGGAACTGAGAGTCATTAAAGAATACCTGCATCAGATGATTTTGGATCAGGATCAGATTCAGGAAATTATCCTTTCTCTCTGGGAAAACAGTGCTGTCCTAACTAAAACGGCCCAGCAACTCTATCTGCACCGCAATTCTCTCCAATACAAGATTGACAAATGGGAAGAATTGACAGGGCTACAGTTGAAGGAATTGACCGACTTGACCTTGTGTTATCAGTTGATTTTACCAGATATTCTTTAA
- a CDS encoding Mini-ribonuclease 3: protein MIDVNLINGIALAFEGDAVYSMYIRRHLILKGMTKPNKLHQEATKYVSAKAQARLISLMLEEQVLTEKEEEIYKRGRNTNSHTKAKNADVVTYRMSTGFEAVMGYLHLTENVERLETIISWCIQKVEG, encoded by the coding sequence GTGATTGATGTCAATCTCATTAACGGGATTGCGCTTGCCTTCGAAGGAGATGCGGTTTATTCCATGTATATCCGTCGCCATCTCATCCTTAAAGGCATGACCAAACCCAACAAACTCCACCAAGAGGCGACTAAGTATGTGTCAGCCAAGGCTCAGGCTCGCTTGATTTCCCTCATGTTGGAAGAGCAAGTCCTGACGGAAAAAGAAGAAGAAATCTACAAACGTGGCCGCAATACCAATAGTCACACAAAGGCTAAAAATGCAGATGTGGTGACTTACCGCATGTCTACTGGCTTTGAGGCGGTGATGGGCTATCTCCATCTGACTGAAAATGTGGAGCGCCTAGAGACCATAATTTCTTGGTGCATCCAAAAAGTGGAGGGCTAG
- the cysS gene encoding cysteine--tRNA ligase codes for MIKIYDTMSRDLREFVPIEDGKVKMYVCGPTVYNYIHVGNARSTVAFDTVRRYFEYRGFEVNYISNFTDVDDKIINRAKEEGITPQEVADKYIAAFREDVTALGVKPATRHPRVVEFMADIIRFVEDLIEKGFAYESQGDVYFRVEKSHNYAKLANKTLEDLELGASGRTDEETARKENPVDFALWKTAKPGEISWDSPWGPGRPGWHIECSVMSTEILGDTIDIHGGGADLEFPHHTNEIAQSEAKTGKTFANYWIHNGFVNIDNVKMSKSLGNFITVHDALKTIDGQVLRFFFATQHYRKPINFTEKAVRDAETNLKYLKITYEQPFTGNVDTQELQDFKDKFVAAMDEDFNSANGITVVFEMAKWINSGNYDASVKEALAAMLEVFGIVFVEEVLDADIEALIQKRQEARANRDFATADQIRDQLAAQGIKLLDTKDGVRWTRD; via the coding sequence ATGATTAAAATTTACGACACTATGTCTCGTGATTTGCGAGAATTTGTCCCGATCGAGGACGGTAAGGTTAAGATGTATGTCTGTGGGCCTACGGTATACAACTATATTCACGTGGGCAATGCCCGCTCAACAGTAGCTTTTGACACTGTTCGTCGCTACTTTGAGTATCGGGGATTTGAGGTCAATTATATTTCCAATTTTACAGATGTAGATGATAAGATTATCAATCGCGCCAAGGAAGAAGGCATCACACCTCAGGAGGTTGCGGACAAGTACATCGCGGCCTTTCGTGAGGATGTGACGGCCTTGGGCGTAAAACCTGCGACTCGCCATCCACGAGTAGTCGAGTTTATGGCTGACATTATCCGTTTTGTGGAAGACTTGATTGAAAAAGGCTTTGCCTACGAGAGTCAAGGGGATGTTTACTTCCGTGTGGAAAAATCTCATAACTATGCCAAGTTAGCCAATAAAACCTTGGAAGATTTGGAGCTGGGTGCTTCAGGTCGTACCGATGAAGAAACGGCTCGTAAGGAAAATCCTGTGGACTTTGCCCTTTGGAAGACTGCCAAACCAGGCGAGATTTCTTGGGACAGTCCTTGGGGACCTGGTCGTCCAGGCTGGCATATCGAGTGTTCGGTCATGTCGACAGAGATTTTGGGAGATACCATTGATATTCACGGTGGTGGAGCCGATCTGGAGTTTCCGCATCATACCAATGAAATTGCCCAGTCAGAAGCTAAAACAGGTAAGACTTTTGCCAACTACTGGATACACAATGGCTTTGTCAATATCGACAATGTCAAGATGTCCAAGTCCTTGGGCAACTTTATCACTGTCCATGATGCCCTCAAAACCATCGATGGCCAAGTCCTTCGTTTCTTCTTTGCCACTCAGCATTACCGCAAGCCAATCAACTTTACCGAAAAAGCAGTGCGAGACGCCGAGACTAATCTCAAATATCTGAAGATCACTTACGAACAACCATTTACAGGAAACGTGGATACCCAAGAGTTACAGGACTTTAAAGATAAGTTTGTAGCCGCTATGGATGAGGATTTCAACTCCGCAAATGGTATCACAGTTGTCTTTGAAATGGCAAAATGGATCAACTCCGGCAACTATGATGCAAGTGTTAAGGAAGCTCTTGCGGCTATGTTAGAGGTCTTTGGGATTGTCTTTGTTGAGGAAGTTTTGGATGCAGACATTGAAGCCTTGATCCAAAAGCGCCAAGAAGCGCGTGCCAATCGTGACTTTGCGACAGCAGACCAAATCCGTGACCAATTGGCTGCTCAAGGAATTAAGCTCCTTGACACCAAGGATGGAGTGAGGTGGACTCGTGATTGA
- a CDS encoding dihydrofolate reductase family protein, giving the protein MAVYFYGCITMDGYLADSQHRIDWLHQLGSVEDTGYDDFYRQMDITIMGKRTFEEIQDLQDVESFYQATENYVFTHDRHLPVSNYQPVAGDVVDFVHQIDKGKNVFVIGGNSLVGPLLDADLFDHLIIQIAPLILGKGVPLFTQEEGQRFYQLDSLRQFGPFAEMVFSRKSQK; this is encoded by the coding sequence ATGGCAGTATATTTTTACGGCTGTATCACCATGGATGGCTACTTGGCAGACAGCCAGCACAGGATAGACTGGCTGCATCAGCTTGGTTCTGTAGAGGATACAGGCTATGATGACTTTTACAGGCAAATGGATATCACCATCATGGGCAAGCGGACCTTTGAGGAAATCCAAGATTTGCAAGATGTAGAAAGTTTTTATCAAGCTACGGAGAACTATGTCTTTACGCATGATAGGCACCTGCCTGTCAGCAATTACCAGCCAGTAGCTGGGGATGTGGTGGACTTTGTTCATCAGATTGACAAAGGAAAAAATGTCTTTGTGATTGGTGGTAATTCCTTGGTAGGACCGCTCTTGGATGCGGATCTTTTCGACCACCTCATTATTCAGATAGCGCCCCTTATCCTAGGAAAGGGGGTTCCCCTCTTTACCCAAGAGGAAGGGCAGCGCTTTTACCAATTGGATAGCCTCAGACAATTTGGTCCTTTTGCAGAGATGGTTTTCAGCCGAAAAAGTCAGAAATAG